CACTCTCCCTCGTCACGGCGGGCGCCCCCACAGTCGCGGCATCTTCCCCGCCGGCACCCCGTACGGAGCCGCTCCCCCTGGAGCGGCTCTTCGACAATACGGCGGTCAGCGACGACGACCGCCCCTCCGGGGCCGACTTCGACGGCTCGGGCAACTCCCTGTCCACCCAGGACCTGTCCGCCGCGGGCTGGACTCCCGGCCGCACGCTCGCGATCGACGGCGCCCGGCTGACCTGGCCCCGGACGGCGGCCGGTGAGCCGGGCGGCGGTCCCGACAACGTACGGGCCGATGGCCAGGCCGTACGGCTGCGCGGCCGCGGCGATGCGCTGTCCTTCCTCGTCGCCGGGACCGGGGCGGCCGCCGATGTGCGCGGCACCGGGACCGTGCACTACCGCGACGGCTCCACCAGCTCCTACACCCTCACCGCCCCCGACTGGCGCACCGGGCCGCTCAGCACCAAGGCCGTCGCCCTCCCCCACGTCAACTCCCCCGACGGGCAACGCGCCGAGAAGGCGCGGCTGTACGCGGTGGCGGTGCCGGTGGTGCGGGGCCGCGAGATCTCCTCCGTCGTGCTGCCCGACGACCCGGGCACGGGCGCGGATCTGCACGTCTTCGCGGCAGCCGTCCGCACGCCCGCGGGGGGCTGGACCGGCAGCTGGTCGGCGAGCACCTCCAGTTACGCCGCGGTCGGGCCGTGGACCGACCGGACCCTGCGGCTCGTCGTCCACACCAGCGCGGGCGGGCCCGCGGTGCGCGTCCGGCTCGCCAACACCTTCGCCGCCGGGCCGGTACGCATCGGCTCCGCCTCGGTCGCCGTGCAGGCGGCGGGCGCGGCGGCCGACGGCCCGCCGCGGCGGCTGAGCTTCAACGGGCGGCCCGGGACGGTGATCCCGGCGGGCGCCGAGGCGTTGGGCGACCCGCTGCCCTTCGCCGTGCCCGCCGGGACGAATCTGCTGGTCAGCATCCATCTGCCGGGGACGGTCACCGCCGCGCCAGTGCACTCGCGGGCGTACCAGCGCTCGTACGTGAGCGCGCCGGGCAGCGGCGACCGTACGGGCGACAGCGGCGCCGGCCTCTACACCGGCACGATCACCAACTGGCCATTCCTGACGGGCGTCGACACGGTCGGCGGGGCCGGGTCCGTGGTCACCCTCGGGGACTCCATCACCGACGGGGACAAGTCGACCGTCGACGGCAACCGTCGCTGGCCGGACGAGCTGGCGCGGCGGCTCAGCGCCCAGTCGGACGTGCCGCGGTACGGCGTGCTCAACCACGGGATCTCGGCCAACCGCGTCGTCACCGACCGCTACCCGGGCGACGGGGTGAGCACGGACATCGGCGGCGTGAGCGCCCAGCACCGGCTGGACCGCGATGTGCTGGCCCAGACCGGGGCCCGTACGGTCGTGGTCTTCGAAGGCGTCAACGACGTGCTCCGCGGCACCTCGGCGGAGGAGGTGATCGCCGGGCTGCGGTCCATCGCGGACCGGGCGCGGGCCCGTGGGCTGCGGGTGGTCGGCGCGACGATCGTGCCCTGCGAGGGCTGGAACGGCTGCACGCCGGAGGCCGACGCACGGCGCACGGCGATCAACGCGTTCATCCGGGACAACGGCGGCGTCTACGACGCGGTCCTCGATTTCGACGCGGTGGTCCGCGACCCGGAGCGCCCGCAGCGGATGCTGCCCGCGTACGACAGCGGCGACCATCTGCACCCCGGGGACGCGGGGCTGCGGGCGATGGCGGAGTCGATCGACCTGACGCGGCTCGTGCCGCGCAGCGGCTAGGAGCTGGGGATGTCCAGGTCGACGACGTCCGGCGCGTGGTCCGAGGCGCCCTTGCCCTTGCGCTCCTCGCGGTCCACGTAACTGTCCTTGACCGCACCCGCGAAGGCCGGGTTGCGGTGCGCACCGAGGCCTACGGAGGTGTACCCGTTCGTTGGACGACACACAAATGGCGGCCGGAACAACTGGTGGACCTGATCGAGCGGGCTGGACTGCGCCCGGTCGCCGAACTTCGGCTCCCTGCGGATGAGCAAAGCGGGCCGGGTTTGGTCGTCATGGCCGAGCAACCCGGCTGAGAATCAGGCGTCGGGAGCGACACAGGGTCCCGTGCCGGGCAAGGCTCCTCCGGACGGTCGCGACGCCGGTTGAAGGTGCTGCCGCTACCAGTCTCAGGCGTGGCGAGCCTACTGAACTACGACCACACACCGTCACCGGATTGTTCGTTCTCGCAGAGAACCGGCGATAGTTGAATATGCGAGCCCACCAGTACCAAGGCCGGGACCGGCCCCTGATCTGACACCGCGATCAACGAGAAGGGGTGCTGCCAGCCCGCTCAGAGCCGGGTTGGCAGCACCCCCTCCGCACCTGACAACTAGTCAGAATGTGCGTCAAACATCGCCGCGGGCGTCAGACATGCGTCGAGATATCGCCCGTAACGCCCACAGCGCACACCACCCAAAACCGCAAGTCAGGAGCCCTTTCCGGCAGGCTCCAGAATCGCCACGCACTCCACATGATGCGTCACCGGGATCGGGCCGAGCCTTGCTCCGCCGTACCTGCCACCGCCCCGGCAGCCACCACAGCGTCCCTCGGTCCCGTCGCCCACGCTCGGTAATGCTCCTCAGATCGGCAAAAGCGCATGCAGACGACCTCGCGCACGGCACCCCGCGTCTGTCCGGATGGACCGGGATGATCGGAATCATTCGCCCAGGGACGACGTTGGTGCTCATGGAGCGGAACGGAGGCGGATCGATGCACGGTGAGTACAAGATCCCGGGCGGCAAGCTCGTCGTGGTGGATCTGGACGTCGAGGGCGGAGTGCTGCGGCACGCGCGCGTGGCGGGCGATTTCTTCCTCGAACCGGACGAGGCGCTGGACGCCGTCGATCACGCGCTGAACGGCGCCCCGGCGGACACCGACGCCACGGGCCTGGCCGCCCGCATCGACGCCGCGCTCCCCGAGGGCACGGTCATGTACGGCCTGACCTCGGAGGGAATCGGCATCGCGGTGCGCCGGGCACTCGCGCGCGCCACCGACTGGACGGACTACGACTGGCAGCTGGTCCACGAGGGTCCGCAGTCCCCGGCGCTGCACATGGCCCTGGACGAGGTGCTGACCAGCGAGGTCGCCGCGGGCCGCCGTCCGCCGACCCTGCGGGTGTGGGAGTGGGGCGCTCCGTCCGTGATCATCGGCAGCTTCCAGTCGCTGCGCAACGAGGTCGACCCCGAGGGCGCCGCGCGCCACGGCATCGAGATCGTGCGCCGGATCTCCGGCGGGGGCGCGATGTTCGTGGAGCCGGGCAACACCATCACGTACTCGCTCTCCGTACCCGAGGCCCTCGTCCAGGGGCTTTCCTTCCAGGACAGCTACGCGTATCTCGACGACTGGGTGCTCGGCGCGCTCGGCGACATGGGGATCAAGGCCTGGTACCAGCCGTTGAACAACATCGCCACAGAACAGGGCAAAATCGCGGGCGCCGCCCAGAAGCGGGTGGTCGGACCCGGCGGAGGCCCCGGCGCCGTGCTCCATCACGTGACCATGTCGTACGACATCGACGCCGACAAGATGCTCGACGTGCTGCGCATCGGCCGGGAGAAGCTCTCCGACAAGGGCACGAAGAGCGCGAAGAAGCGGGTGGATCCACTGCGCCGGCAGACGGGGCTGGCGCGCGAGGCGGTCATCGAGCGCATGATCGACTCGTTCCGCGGCCGGTACGGGCTGACGGACGGCAAGGTGACGCCGGAGGAGCAGAGCCGGGCGGAGCAGCTGGCGCGAACGAAGTTCGGGTCTCCGGAGTGGACGGCGCGCGTGCCGTAACCCCGGCGCCCGGCGGACACGACAAGCCCGGTGGACACGACAGGGGGGCGCCGGGCTCGGTTTCTACGACGCGGACGCGGGGACCCATGGCGTCGTGCCCAGCGTGTTCTCCGGGCCGATGTCGAGGGGATCGTCCAGGCGTACGGTCGTGACGTCACGCCCCTGTTCCGGCGCGACCCGCAGATACGTACCGTCCTCGGCCGCCATCCGCCAGTACAGGCCCGCCCGCGCGGTCTCGCCCGGCGCGAGCGTCAGCGGCGAGGGGCCGGGATCGTCCGGCGCCATGAACACCTTGTCCGTCCCCTGGACGGTCCGCACGCCGGTGAGCAGGGCGCCCTCCCCGTCGAGGACACTGATGGACGGGTAACCGTTCAGCTCGTACGGCCGTGTGCCGCAGTTGGTGAGGGTGAGCGTCATGGCGCGCAGTCCCATGGCCGCGTTGACGAGGCCGGTGCCGAAACGCAGGCCGGACGGCGGGCAGCCCTGCGCCTGCTGGACCGGTACGGACGGCGAGGGCCCGGGGGTCGCCGACACAGGTGGTGGGGCGGCGTGGGTCTGGACCGGGGTGGGGCGGCGTTCGGGGTTGCTCTCGCGGTCCAGTTCGGCAGAGAGTCCGCATCCGCTCGTGGCCAGCGCCAACACGCAGGCGAGGGCGGCCGGGCGGGTCCACTGGAGGCGTATCGCGATCATGCGCCGATGATGGCACGGGGTCCCGGCGGACGCCGTCACTCCGCGTGCCCGCGCGCTGTCACCAGTCCCGACTCGTAGGCGAACACGACCAGTTCGGCCCGGTCACGGGCGCACAGCTTCGTCATCGCCCGGCTGATGTGGGTCTTGGCCGTGAAGGGGCTGATGACCATGTGCGCGGCGATCTCCTCGTTGGTGAAGCCGCGCGCGGCGAGCGCGGTGACCTCGCGTTCGCGGCGCGTGAGGCACTCCAGGCCCGGCGCGGTGGCCCGGTCCGGGGGCCGGGCGACGAACTCCCCGATCAGGGTGCGGGTCACGGACGGGGACAGCAGCGCCTCGCCGCCCGCGACGACCTCGATCGCCTGGAGCAGGTCGGCGGGCTCGGTGTCCTTGAGCAGGAATCCGCTGGCGCCGGCCCGCAGCGCGTCAAAGACGTACGCGTCCAGGCCGTAGTTGGTGCGCAGGTCGCGATGGCGTCGCTGTCCGACCCGGCACGCATCCTCGAGGTCCTCCACGGGTACGCCGACGTGAGCGTGACCCCGGTCGACACGGCCACGGTGTGGGGCCGGGACGCCGCGGACGCCGTCGACTTCATCCTCTCCCGCACACCCGGGCGGACCGTCTCGCCCGACACACGCGCGGCCCTGGAAGACCCCCTGCGCCCGTACGAGACGGATCGCGGCGTCCGCCTCGGGGCTCGGTTTGGCTCGTGACAGCGAGGCAGGGCGACGGACGTCATCCCACAGCCCGTCAACAGTGAGCAAGTGTCACCAGACAGGCACAGAGCGAGTTGGCACTTCCGCCTCACAAGGACTCATGTGACACTGGCGTCCCGTCCGCAGTGCGGACTCCTTCCGCACCATCCCCCACGAGAAGTGCGCCGTGCGTTCTCTTCCTATGCCGCTCGCTCTGACCGCGCGTCTGCTGCCGGTCGCCGTGCTCGCCTCGGCGGGCTGGGCCCTGTCGTCCGGCCCGTTCGCCGCGACCACGACCGCCGAGCGCAAACCCACGCAAAAGGCCACCGATTCGGCGTCCGCCCCGGCGGCGTCCGCGGCCACCAAGACGTACGCCGCCTCGCCCGAGCCCTGCGACGGCGTGACGAAGAAGACGGTCGAGTCCCTGGTTCCGGGCGCCAAGACGGCCGGCCAGGAGATCGCGTCGACCGACAAGTCCGTGCGCCGCACCTGCTCCTGGAACGCACTGAAGGGGTTCGACTACCGCTGGCTCGACGTCTCGTACGAGATCAAGGAGACGGACGAAGCGGCGCAGAAGTCCTATGAGGACCGCATCGCGGACAAAAGCGGCGGAGGCGCGGTCCCCGGCCTCGGCGACTCGGCCTACTCCGTCGTGAACCTCACCACCGAGGACAAGCAGCCGACCCGTGAGGGAGTGGTGATCGCCCGCGCGTCCAACGCGCTGGTGACCATCACATACAACGGCAGTGACTTCGAGACGAAGAAGGCGCCCGGTACGGACGAGATCAACAAGGGCGCCATCAAAGCCGCCAAGGAAGCGGTGGCCGCGCTGGAGGGCGGTCAGAAGGGCTGACCGCCCTCTTCCGCGCGTCAGGCCGCGGCCTCCTCGGGCTTCTCGCTCCGCAGCGCCATCAGCACCACGTACAGCAGCATCGACGTAGCGAGCCCGACCGCCCAGCCGTAGTCGGCCAGCGGCTCCAGTGCCGCGATGGGCCGTCCGTCGATCAGCGGATGGAAGTCGGCGCCGCCGATGGCCAGGACGCCGCCGGTGACGAAGGCGACGACGGCCCGCCAGTTCCAGCCGCCGTCGTACCAGTAGCGGCCTCCCGTGCGGTACAGGTCGGCGAGGTCGAGCCTGGTGCGGCGCAGGATCCAGTAGTCGGCGATGAGGATGCCGGCGACCGTGCCGAGCAGTCCGCCGACCAGGCCGAGCCAGGTGAAGATGTAGCCCTGCGGGTCGGAGTACAGCTTCCAGGGGAAGATCAGTACGCCGAGCACGCAGGTGGCGAGCGCTCCGGTGCGGAAACTGATCTTCCGCGGCGCGATGTTGGAGAAGTCGAAGGCCGGCGAGACCAGGTTGGCCGCGATGTTCACGGACAGGGTCGCGACCAGCACCGTGACCAGGGCGAAGAGGATTCCGGCGACGTGGTCGGTCTTGGCGGCCAGCTTGACCGGGTCCCAGATGGTCTCGCCGTACACCGCCTGGGAGCCCGAGGTGACCATGACGGACAGGAAGGCGAAGAGGGTCATGGTGGTGGGCAGGCCGAGCGCCTGGCCCCAGGTCTGCGCCTTCTGGCTCTTGCCGTAGCGGGTGAAGTCCGGGATGTTCAGCGACAGGGTGGACCAGAAGCCGATCATGCCCATGAGCGACGGCCAGAACAGCTTCCAGAAGTCGCCGCCCCAGCCGAGCTTGGAGGGCTGGTCGAGCAGCGGGCCGAAGCCGCCCGCCTTGCTGCTCATCCACCACAGCATCACACCGGCGCCGATGAGTACGAAGGGCGCCGCCCAGTTCTCGAAGCGGCGGATCGTCTCCATGCCCCGGTAGATGATGGCGACCTGGATCACCCAGAAGATCGCGAAGGACAGCCACATGGTCCACGCGTAGCCGCCGACCTGGGCGGCGTTCGCCCAGCCGTCACCGAAGAGCTTCCCGGCGAGGAAGTAGATCGCCTCGCCACCGATCCAGGTCTGGATGCCGAACCAGCCGCAGGCCACCAACGCCCGTACGACGGCAGGGAGGTTGGCGCCACGGATACCGAACGAAGCGCGGGCGAAGACCGGGAAGGGGATGCCGTACTTGGGTCCGGCGTGCCCGGTGAGCAGCATCGGGACCAGCACGATCAGGTTGGCCAGCGCGATGGTGAGGACGGCCTGCTTCCAGTCCATGCCGATGGCTATGAGGCCGGAGGCCAGCGTCCAGGAAGCGGTGTTGTGGGCCATGCCGACCCAGAGCGCCGAGAAGTTGTACGTGGTCCAGGTGCGCTTCTCGACCGGGACCGGCAGCAGGTCGTCGTTGGCGTAGGGGCCGCTGGGCGCGGGGGCGCCGGGGGCGATCTCCACCCGGCCGTCGGCGAGGGTGACTTGGGCGGCGGGCGGGCTGTCCGCTGGGACGGTCTCGGTCATGGGCAGGCCAATCAGGAGAGGAGTGACGGGAAAGGCGGTGCGGGTGACGCCGTGGGGGATGTGCGGGTGCGGCCAGTCCCCTTCCCGGGAGAGCGGGGAGGGGACGTACCGGAACTCAGGGAGCGTACGGGCAGAACACAGGCGCCGCGGTGGGACGGCACGCGGCGGGCTGGGGGCGGCCGGGAGACAGACCGGCCGCCCCCAGCAGCACGGTCAGCCGTTGACGGCCGGGATGACCGTCAACCCGTACGCGTCGATGGTGGCCTCCTGAGCGTCGTGCATGTCGTACACCGCGAACTGGTCGACGCCGAGCGCGCGCAGCGCGTTCAGCTTCTCGATGTGCATCTCGGGCGTGCCGATCAGGCAGAAGCGGTCGACGATCTCGTCGGGCACGAACGCGGTGTCGGGGTTGTCGGCGCGTCCGTGGTGGGAGTAGTCGTAGCCCTCGCGGGCCTTGATGTACTCGGTGAGTTCGTCGGGTACGGCGGCGGAGTGCTCGCCGTACTTGGCGACGAGGTCGGCGACGTGGTTGCCGACCATGCCGCCGAACCAGCGGCACTGCTCACGCGCGTGGGCGAGCGCCTCGGGCGAGTCGTCCTCGGTGATGTACGCGGGCGCGGCCACGCAGATCTTGACGTCCCCAGGGTCACGGCCGGCCTCGACCGCCGCGTTCTTCACGGCCTTGACCATGTACTCGGTCAGATAGAGGTCGGCAAGCTGGAGGATGAAGCCGTCGGCCTCCTCGCCGGTCATCTTGAGGGCCTTGGGGCCGTACGCGGCCATCCAGACCGGGAGTTGGGCTCCGCGCCTGACCCACGGGAACTTGACGACGGTGCCGCCGAGGTCGGCCTCGTCGCCGCGCGCGAGGGCGCGGATGACCTTCATGGCCTCGCTGATCCGCGCGAGCGTGTTGGGCTTGCGTCCGGCGACGCGCATCGCCGAGTCACCGCGGCCGATGCCGCACACCGTGCGGTTGCCGTACATGTCGTTGAGCGTCGCGAAGGTGGAGGCGGTGACCTCCCAGGTGCGGGTGCCTGGGTTGGTCACCATCGGGCCGACGGTCAACTTCTCGGTGTTCGCGAGGATCTGACTGTAGATCACAAAGGGTTCCTGCCACAGCACGGCGGAGTCGAAGGTCCAGCCGTACGTGAAGCCGTTGCCCTCGGCCCGCTGCATCAGCTCGATGACGCGGGAGGCAGGGGGATCGGTCTGCAGGACGAGTCCGAAGTCCATGGCGCCACTCCTAGTCGCTCAGAGAAGGTACTGACAGGTGGAACGCGGGGTGTAGACGCCGTGACCCGCGCGTCCGGTGAACTCCCGCTCGGTGATGACCGGTTCGCCGCGCGAGAGCACGGACTCGACGCGGCCGGTGACGCGCTTGCCCTCGTACGCCGAGTAGTCGACGTTCATGTGGTGCGTGTCGACCGACATGACCTGCTCGGCGTGCGGGTCGTAGATGACGATGTCGGCGTCGGCTCCCGGCGCGATGGTGCCCTTCTTCGGGTACAGGCCGAACATCCGGGCCGGGGTCGCGCAGGCGATCTCGATCCAGCGGCAGCGCGAGATGCGCCCGTCGACGACGGCCTGGTGGAGCAGGTCCATACGGTTCTCGACGCCCGGAAGGCCGTTGGGGATCTTCGAGAAGTCGCCCCGGCCGAGCTCCTTCTGGCCCACGAAGCAGAAGGGGCAGTGGTCCGTCGACACGACCTGGAGGTCGTTCGTGCGCAGGCCCCGCCACAGCGCCGCCTGGTGCTCCTTGGGCCGCAGCGGCGTCGAGCACACGTACTTCGAGCCCTCGAAGCCGGGCTCCGCGAGGTTGTCGGTCGACAGGAACAGGTACTGCGGGCAGGTCTCGCCGAAGACGTTCAGGCCCTCGTCGCGCGCCCGTGCCAGCTCGGCGACCGCCTCCTGCGCCGAGACGTGCACGACGTACAGGGGCGCGCCGGCCACCTGCGCGAGCTTGATCGCGCGGTGGGTGGCCTCGGCCTCCAGGAGCGCCTTGCGCACTTCCCCGTGGTAGCGCGGGTCGGTCTCGCCGCGGGCGAGCGCCTGCTCCACCAGGACGTCGATCGCGATGCCGTTCTCCGCGTGCATCATGATCAGGCCGCCGTTCTCGGCGGAGCGCTGCATGGCGCGCAGGATCTGGCCGTCGTCGCTGTAGAAGACGCCGGGGTAGGCCATGAACTGCTTGAAGGAGGTGACGCCCTCCTCGACCAGCAGATCCATCTCCTTGAGCGTCTCCTCGTTGACGTCGGAGACGATCATGTGGAAGGCGTAGTCGATGGCGCACTTGCCGTCGGCCTTGGCGTTCCAGGCGT
This genomic interval from Streptomyces dengpaensis contains the following:
- a CDS encoding SGNH/GDSL hydrolase family protein, with translation MLEAGRRRTVGIVVGGVALSLVTAGAPTVAASSPPAPRTEPLPLERLFDNTAVSDDDRPSGADFDGSGNSLSTQDLSAAGWTPGRTLAIDGARLTWPRTAAGEPGGGPDNVRADGQAVRLRGRGDALSFLVAGTGAAADVRGTGTVHYRDGSTSSYTLTAPDWRTGPLSTKAVALPHVNSPDGQRAEKARLYAVAVPVVRGREISSVVLPDDPGTGADLHVFAAAVRTPAGGWTGSWSASTSSYAAVGPWTDRTLRLVVHTSAGGPAVRVRLANTFAAGPVRIGSASVAVQAAGAAADGPPRRLSFNGRPGTVIPAGAEALGDPLPFAVPAGTNLLVSIHLPGTVTAAPVHSRAYQRSYVSAPGSGDRTGDSGAGLYTGTITNWPFLTGVDTVGGAGSVVTLGDSITDGDKSTVDGNRRWPDELARRLSAQSDVPRYGVLNHGISANRVVTDRYPGDGVSTDIGGVSAQHRLDRDVLAQTGARTVVVFEGVNDVLRGTSAEEVIAGLRSIADRARARGLRVVGATIVPCEGWNGCTPEADARRTAINAFIRDNGGVYDAVLDFDAVVRDPERPQRMLPAYDSGDHLHPGDAGLRAMAESIDLTRLVPRSG
- a CDS encoding lipoyl protein ligase domain-containing protein → MHGEYKIPGGKLVVVDLDVEGGVLRHARVAGDFFLEPDEALDAVDHALNGAPADTDATGLAARIDAALPEGTVMYGLTSEGIGIAVRRALARATDWTDYDWQLVHEGPQSPALHMALDEVLTSEVAAGRRPPTLRVWEWGAPSVIIGSFQSLRNEVDPEGAARHGIEIVRRISGGGAMFVEPGNTITYSLSVPEALVQGLSFQDSYAYLDDWVLGALGDMGIKAWYQPLNNIATEQGKIAGAAQKRVVGPGGGPGAVLHHVTMSYDIDADKMLDVLRIGREKLSDKGTKSAKKRVDPLRRQTGLAREAVIERMIDSFRGRYGLTDGKVTPEEQSRAEQLARTKFGSPEWTARVP
- a CDS encoding DUF4232 domain-containing protein, which gives rise to MIAIRLQWTRPAALACVLALATSGCGLSAELDRESNPERRPTPVQTHAAPPPVSATPGPSPSVPVQQAQGCPPSGLRFGTGLVNAAMGLRAMTLTLTNCGTRPYELNGYPSISVLDGEGALLTGVRTVQGTDKVFMAPDDPGPSPLTLAPGETARAGLYWRMAAEDGTYLRVAPEQGRDVTTVRLDDPLDIGPENTLGTTPWVPASAS
- a CDS encoding LuxR C-terminal-related transcriptional regulator; translated protein: MRLVRAQGVFQGRACVGRDGPPGCAGEDEVDGVRGVPAPHRGRVDRGHAHVGVPVEDLEDACRVGQRRHRDLRTNYGLDAYVFDALRAGASGFLLKDTEPADLLQAIEVVAGGEALLSPSVTRTLIGEFVARPPDRATAPGLECLTRREREVTALAARGFTNEEIAAHMVISPFTAKTHISRAMTKLCARDRAELVVFAYESGLVTARGHAE
- a CDS encoding NCS1 family nucleobase:cation symporter-1 — its product is MTETVPADSPPAAQVTLADGRVEIAPGAPAPSGPYANDDLLPVPVEKRTWTTYNFSALWVGMAHNTASWTLASGLIAIGMDWKQAVLTIALANLIVLVPMLLTGHAGPKYGIPFPVFARASFGIRGANLPAVVRALVACGWFGIQTWIGGEAIYFLAGKLFGDGWANAAQVGGYAWTMWLSFAIFWVIQVAIIYRGMETIRRFENWAAPFVLIGAGVMLWWMSSKAGGFGPLLDQPSKLGWGGDFWKLFWPSLMGMIGFWSTLSLNIPDFTRYGKSQKAQTWGQALGLPTTMTLFAFLSVMVTSGSQAVYGETIWDPVKLAAKTDHVAGILFALVTVLVATLSVNIAANLVSPAFDFSNIAPRKISFRTGALATCVLGVLIFPWKLYSDPQGYIFTWLGLVGGLLGTVAGILIADYWILRRTRLDLADLYRTGGRYWYDGGWNWRAVVAFVTGGVLAIGGADFHPLIDGRPIAALEPLADYGWAVGLATSMLLYVVLMALRSEKPEEAAA
- a CDS encoding TIGR03842 family LLM class F420-dependent oxidoreductase — translated: MDFGLVLQTDPPASRVIELMQRAEGNGFTYGWTFDSAVLWQEPFVIYSQILANTEKLTVGPMVTNPGTRTWEVTASTFATLNDMYGNRTVCGIGRGDSAMRVAGRKPNTLARISEAMKVIRALARGDEADLGGTVVKFPWVRRGAQLPVWMAAYGPKALKMTGEEADGFILQLADLYLTEYMVKAVKNAAVEAGRDPGDVKICVAAPAYITEDDSPEALAHAREQCRWFGGMVGNHVADLVAKYGEHSAAVPDELTEYIKAREGYDYSHHGRADNPDTAFVPDEIVDRFCLIGTPEMHIEKLNALRALGVDQFAVYDMHDAQEATIDAYGLTVIPAVNG
- the hydA gene encoding dihydropyrimidinase is translated as MSRTVIRGGLVITASDEIHADVLIEDGRIAALAATGTPAAEAWTAERAIDATGKYVIPGGVDAHTHMELPFGGTFASDTFETGTRAAAWGGTTTIVDFAVQSVGHSLREGLDAWNAKADGKCAIDYAFHMIVSDVNEETLKEMDLLVEEGVTSFKQFMAYPGVFYSDDGQILRAMQRSAENGGLIMMHAENGIAIDVLVEQALARGETDPRYHGEVRKALLEAEATHRAIKLAQVAGAPLYVVHVSAQEAVAELARARDEGLNVFGETCPQYLFLSTDNLAEPGFEGSKYVCSTPLRPKEHQAALWRGLRTNDLQVVSTDHCPFCFVGQKELGRGDFSKIPNGLPGVENRMDLLHQAVVDGRISRCRWIEIACATPARMFGLYPKKGTIAPGADADIVIYDPHAEQVMSVDTHHMNVDYSAYEGKRVTGRVESVLSRGEPVITEREFTGRAGHGVYTPRSTCQYLL